A genomic segment from Drosophila miranda strain MSH22 chromosome 3, D.miranda_PacBio2.1, whole genome shotgun sequence encodes:
- the LOC117187935 gene encoding histidine-rich glycoprotein-like, whose amino-acid sequence MFKEIIILATLLAAVALALAMHPVEENHHHRQLAHHTRNGHLKTVKHHSHDQEHIQHGKLAVPPIASHVHKQHTQSASHKKPGQSKATKSVQGQKKHRHLHAPSNQRSKNRNQSHDGNHHQKRHSGSRRHF is encoded by the exons ATGTTCAAGGAG ATTATTATATTGGCAACGCTTTTGGCGGCcgtggccctggccctggctaTGCATCCGGTAGAGGAAAACCATCACCATCGTCAGCTGGCCCACCATACTCGCAACGGGCATCTGAAGACAGTTAAACATCATTCACACGATCAGGAGCACATCCAACATGGCAAGCTCGCAGTTCCTCCGATCGCATCACACGTCCACAAGCAGCACACCCAATCCGCGTCACACAAGAAGCCCGGACAGAGTAAGGCAACCAAGTCAGTGCAGGGCCAAAAGAAGCATCGACACCTGCATGCTCCCAGCAATCAACGATCGAAGAACCGCAACCAGTCGCATGATGGCAACCACCACCAGAAGCGCCACTCGGGATCGCGTCGCCATTTTTAG
- the LOC117187936 gene encoding uncharacterized protein LOC117187936 isoform X2 yields MTKTFAVLSVLALLASSTYAGPVGRKISMSEGDLSTADSIGYGYYAAPIPAYAVYGGGYKYGGYSGYGRYRTYGTYYRPPIYPVWG; encoded by the exons atgacAAAG ACATTTGCTGTGCTTTCAGTGCTGGCTCTTTTAGCATCCTCTACTTATGCCGGACCTGTGGGA AGGAAAATTTCCATGTCCGAGGGTGACCTCTCTACTGCCGACTCTATCGGCTATGGCTACTATGCGGCTCCCATTCCAGCTTACGCTGTATACGGAGGGGGATATAAGTACGGAGGATACAGCGGCTACGGTAGATATCGCACCTACGGAACTTACTATCGTCCACCAATTTATCCAGTCTGGGGCTAA
- the LOC117187934 gene encoding small nuclear ribonucleoprotein Sm D3, translating to MSIGVPIKVLHEAEGHIITCETITGEVYRGKLIEAEDNMNCQMTQITVTYRDGRTGNLENVYIRGSKIRFLILPDMLKNAPMFKKQTGKGLGGTAGRGKAAILRAQARGRGRGGPPGGGRGSGGPPGAPGGGGRGAWQGGPTGGRGRGGL from the exons ATGTCAATCGGTGTGCCCATTAAGGTTTTACATGAGGCCGAGGGCCACATAATCACTTGCGAGACGATTACCGGCGAAGTGTACCGCGGCAAACTCATCGAAGCCGAAGACAACATGAATTGCCAAATGACACAGATTACAGTCACCTACCGCGATGGACGCACCGGCAATTTGGAGAATGTCTACATTCGTGGCTCGAAAATCCGTTTTCTGATCCTTCCAGACATGTTAAAGAACGCACCGATGTTCAAGAAACAGACGGGGAAGGGCCTGGGAGGAACGGCCGGCCGAGGCAAGGCGGCCATTCTGCGTGCACAGG CTCGAGGTCGGGGCAGAGGCGGACCTCCGGGCGGAGGACGAGGTAGTGGAGGACCACCTGGTGCTCCAGGCGGTGGCGGACGTGGAGCTTGGCAAGGCGGACCCACCGGCGGACGTGGACGCGGCGGTTTGTAA
- the LOC117187936 gene encoding uncharacterized protein LOC117187936 isoform X1, with product MTKTFAVLSVLALLASSTYAGPVGIDLFLPRGKFPCPRVTSLLPTLSAMATMRLPFQLTLYTEGDISTEDTAATVDIAPTELTIVHQFIQSGAKANPTLLYEHHP from the exons atgacAAAG ACATTTGCTGTGCTTTCAGTGCTGGCTCTTTTAGCATCCTCTACTTATGCCGGACCTGTGGGA ATCGATTTGTTTCTTCCAAGAGGAAAATTTCCATGTCCGAGGGTGACCTCTCTACTGCCGACTCTATCGGCTATGGCTACTATGCGGCTCCCATTCCAGCTTACGCTGTATACGGAGGGGGATATAAGTACGGAGGATACAGCGGCTACGGTAGATATCGCACCTACGGAACTTACTATCGTCCACCAATTTATCCAGTCTGGGGCTAAGGCTAATCCCACTCTACTCTATGAACACCACCCTTAA